The following are from one region of the Anguilla rostrata isolate EN2019 chromosome 7, ASM1855537v3, whole genome shotgun sequence genome:
- the tlx2 gene encoding T-cell leukemia homeobox protein 2 isoform X2 — MNTTMEHTGVEEVNQTHQQHEPISFGIDQILNSTDQATSCMLPNRTSDADYQLASNVYSNGYNSVYNPACSMAAGLAGSYNVNMNMNVSMNMNVNVNSGNAGGVIRVPAHRPMPPTPHPAPSTHPAGISAGMPTVPTVSTMGNFTFPWMESSRRFAKDRLTAEQAVDGPVGGPCGRAGHPSLAALRPVPEGEISGAPVWSSVEALAKHCYPDLALLREASPLLDYPFLKGACPAALSPFSVTRRIGHPYQNRTPPKRKKPRTSFSRVQICELEKRFHRQKYLASAERATLAKTLKMTDAQVKTWFQNRRTKWRRQTAEEREAERQQANRLMLQLQQEAFQKTLNQPLQQDPLCLHNSSLYALQNLQPWAEDNKLSV, encoded by the exons ATGAACACAACAATGGAGCACACTGGGGTCGAAGAAGTCAACCAGACTCATCAACAACACGAGCCTATTAGCTTTGGGATTGATCAGATTTTGAATAGCACGGACCAGGCCACCAGCTGCATGCTGCCGAACCGGACCAGCGACGCGGATTACCAGCTGGCCTCCAACGTCTATTCTAATGGCTACAATAGTGTGTACAACCCCGCTTGCTCTATGGCTGCCGGACTCGCGGGTTCTTACAATGTCAACATGAACATGAATGTGAGCATGAATATGAACGTAAATGTAAACTCTGGTAATGCTGGTGGGGTTATTCGGGTTCCTGCCCACAGACCGATGCCTCCAACCCCTCACCCAGCTCCTTCCACTCATCCAGCGGGCATCTCGGCTGGCATGCCCACCGTGCCAACAGTGTCAACCATGGGGAACTTTACTTTTCCCTGGATGGAAAGCAGTAGGCGATTTGCAAAAGACAGACTGACAG CGGAGCAGGCAGTGGACGGACCAGTGGGAGGCCCGTGCGGCAGGGCGGGACACCCCTCCCTGGCCGCCCTCCGCCCTGTTCCAGAGGGGGAGATCAGCGGGGCCCCCGTCTGGAGCTCCGTGGAAGCGCTAGCCAAACACTGTTACCCCGATCTCGCCCTGCTGCGAGAGGCTAGTCCGCTCCTGGACTACCCATTTCTCAAGGGCGCTTGCCCAG CGGCCTTGTCTCCATTCTCTGTGACCCGGCGGATCGGACACCCTTATCAGAACCGTACGCCCCCAAAGAGGAAAAAGCCCCGCACCTCCTTCAGTCGAGTGCAGATCTGCGAGCTGGAAAAGCGCTTCCATCGGCAAAAGTACCTGGCGTCGGCCGAACGTGCCACCCTGGCCAAGACACTGAAGATGACCGATGCCCAGGTCAAAACCTGgttccagaacaggagaacaaAATGGAG GAGGCAGACGGCTGAGGAgcgggaggcagagagacaacAGGCCAATCGTCTGATGCTACAGCTCCAGCAGGAGGCCTTCCAGAAAACTCTGAACCAGCCCCTGCAGCAGGATCCACTCTGTCTGCACAACTCCTCACTATATGCCCTCCAGAACCTGCAGCCCTGGGCAGAAGACAACAAG CTGTCTGTCTAA
- the tlx2 gene encoding T-cell leukemia homeobox protein 2 isoform X1 produces the protein MNTTMEHTGVEEVNQTHQQHEPISFGIDQILNSTDQATSCMLPNRTSDADYQLASNVYSNGYNSVYNPACSMAAGLAGSYNVNMNMNVSMNMNVNVNSGNAGGVIRVPAHRPMPPTPHPAPSTHPAGISAGMPTVPTVSTMGNFTFPWMESSRRFAKDRLTAEQAVDGPVGGPCGRAGHPSLAALRPVPEGEISGAPVWSSVEALAKHCYPDLALLREASPLLDYPFLKGACPAALSPFSVTRRIGHPYQNRTPPKRKKPRTSFSRVQICELEKRFHRQKYLASAERATLAKTLKMTDAQVKTWFQNRRTKWRRQTAEEREAERQQANRLMLQLQQEAFQKTLNQPLQQDPLCLHNSSLYALQNLQPWAEDNKVTSVTSVASVV, from the exons ATGAACACAACAATGGAGCACACTGGGGTCGAAGAAGTCAACCAGACTCATCAACAACACGAGCCTATTAGCTTTGGGATTGATCAGATTTTGAATAGCACGGACCAGGCCACCAGCTGCATGCTGCCGAACCGGACCAGCGACGCGGATTACCAGCTGGCCTCCAACGTCTATTCTAATGGCTACAATAGTGTGTACAACCCCGCTTGCTCTATGGCTGCCGGACTCGCGGGTTCTTACAATGTCAACATGAACATGAATGTGAGCATGAATATGAACGTAAATGTAAACTCTGGTAATGCTGGTGGGGTTATTCGGGTTCCTGCCCACAGACCGATGCCTCCAACCCCTCACCCAGCTCCTTCCACTCATCCAGCGGGCATCTCGGCTGGCATGCCCACCGTGCCAACAGTGTCAACCATGGGGAACTTTACTTTTCCCTGGATGGAAAGCAGTAGGCGATTTGCAAAAGACAGACTGACAG CGGAGCAGGCAGTGGACGGACCAGTGGGAGGCCCGTGCGGCAGGGCGGGACACCCCTCCCTGGCCGCCCTCCGCCCTGTTCCAGAGGGGGAGATCAGCGGGGCCCCCGTCTGGAGCTCCGTGGAAGCGCTAGCCAAACACTGTTACCCCGATCTCGCCCTGCTGCGAGAGGCTAGTCCGCTCCTGGACTACCCATTTCTCAAGGGCGCTTGCCCAG CGGCCTTGTCTCCATTCTCTGTGACCCGGCGGATCGGACACCCTTATCAGAACCGTACGCCCCCAAAGAGGAAAAAGCCCCGCACCTCCTTCAGTCGAGTGCAGATCTGCGAGCTGGAAAAGCGCTTCCATCGGCAAAAGTACCTGGCGTCGGCCGAACGTGCCACCCTGGCCAAGACACTGAAGATGACCGATGCCCAGGTCAAAACCTGgttccagaacaggagaacaaAATGGAG GAGGCAGACGGCTGAGGAgcgggaggcagagagacaacAGGCCAATCGTCTGATGCTACAGCTCCAGCAGGAGGCCTTCCAGAAAACTCTGAACCAGCCCCTGCAGCAGGATCCACTCTGTCTGCACAACTCCTCACTATATGCCCTCCAGAACCTGCAGCCCTGGGCAGAAGACAACAAGGTGACCTCTGTCACCTCTGTGGCATCTGTGGTCTGA
- the tlx2 gene encoding T-cell leukemia homeobox protein 2 isoform X3 produces MNTTMEHTGVEEVNQTHQQHEPISFGIDQILNSTDQATSCMLPNRTSDADYQLASNVYSNGYNSVYNPACSMAAGLAGSYNVNMNMNVSMNMNVNVNSGNAGGVIRVPAHRPMPPTPHPAPSTHPAGISAGMPTVPTVSTMGNFTFPWMESSRRFAKDRLTAALSPFSVTRRIGHPYQNRTPPKRKKPRTSFSRVQICELEKRFHRQKYLASAERATLAKTLKMTDAQVKTWFQNRRTKWRRQTAEEREAERQQANRLMLQLQQEAFQKTLNQPLQQDPLCLHNSSLYALQNLQPWAEDNKVTSVTSVASVV; encoded by the exons ATGAACACAACAATGGAGCACACTGGGGTCGAAGAAGTCAACCAGACTCATCAACAACACGAGCCTATTAGCTTTGGGATTGATCAGATTTTGAATAGCACGGACCAGGCCACCAGCTGCATGCTGCCGAACCGGACCAGCGACGCGGATTACCAGCTGGCCTCCAACGTCTATTCTAATGGCTACAATAGTGTGTACAACCCCGCTTGCTCTATGGCTGCCGGACTCGCGGGTTCTTACAATGTCAACATGAACATGAATGTGAGCATGAATATGAACGTAAATGTAAACTCTGGTAATGCTGGTGGGGTTATTCGGGTTCCTGCCCACAGACCGATGCCTCCAACCCCTCACCCAGCTCCTTCCACTCATCCAGCGGGCATCTCGGCTGGCATGCCCACCGTGCCAACAGTGTCAACCATGGGGAACTTTACTTTTCCCTGGATGGAAAGCAGTAGGCGATTTGCAAAAGACAGACTGACAG CGGCCTTGTCTCCATTCTCTGTGACCCGGCGGATCGGACACCCTTATCAGAACCGTACGCCCCCAAAGAGGAAAAAGCCCCGCACCTCCTTCAGTCGAGTGCAGATCTGCGAGCTGGAAAAGCGCTTCCATCGGCAAAAGTACCTGGCGTCGGCCGAACGTGCCACCCTGGCCAAGACACTGAAGATGACCGATGCCCAGGTCAAAACCTGgttccagaacaggagaacaaAATGGAG GAGGCAGACGGCTGAGGAgcgggaggcagagagacaacAGGCCAATCGTCTGATGCTACAGCTCCAGCAGGAGGCCTTCCAGAAAACTCTGAACCAGCCCCTGCAGCAGGATCCACTCTGTCTGCACAACTCCTCACTATATGCCCTCCAGAACCTGCAGCCCTGGGCAGAAGACAACAAGGTGACCTCTGTCACCTCTGTGGCATCTGTGGTCTGA